One window of the Novosphingobium sp. KACC 22771 genome contains the following:
- a CDS encoding zinc-binding dehydrogenase, producing MQPSTTRALVTTLREDARMVIEVIEQPLPTPGPDDVVVQVEAAPINPSDLGLMFGPALTAQASYDKGRVCAPVPPAAMTSLASRIGQPLGIGNEGAGLVIAAGSGAQALVGRRVAALAGAMYSQYRVIPAANCMVLPEGVSARDGAAAFVNPLTALSFIETMRADGMSAMVHTAAASNLGQMLVKLCLADGIGLVNIVRSPAQVALLRGLGAHYVLDSTNPAFPEELAQALSETGARVAFDAIGGGPLLGTILAAMEKVASADSAYSRYGSTQAKRGYVYGALDTAPITLPRSLGFVWDVSGWLLTPVMERLGPEARARMHARVAAELTTTFACRYKGELSLSAALTREAVEDYTKRATGSKYLILPSAP from the coding sequence ATGCAGCCCTCCACCACCCGCGCGCTGGTCACCACTTTGCGCGAAGACGCAAGGATGGTGATCGAGGTGATCGAACAGCCGCTGCCCACGCCGGGCCCGGACGATGTGGTGGTGCAGGTTGAAGCGGCGCCGATCAACCCATCGGACCTCGGCCTGATGTTCGGCCCCGCCCTGACCGCGCAGGCCAGTTATGACAAAGGCCGGGTTTGCGCCCCGGTGCCCCCTGCCGCGATGACATCGCTGGCCAGTCGCATCGGGCAGCCACTTGGCATCGGCAACGAAGGCGCCGGGCTGGTTATCGCCGCCGGTTCGGGCGCGCAGGCGCTGGTGGGCCGCCGCGTGGCTGCCCTTGCGGGTGCGATGTACAGCCAATATCGCGTTATCCCTGCGGCCAACTGCATGGTACTGCCCGAGGGCGTATCCGCCCGCGATGGCGCCGCAGCCTTCGTCAACCCTTTGACAGCGCTGAGTTTCATTGAAACCATGCGCGCCGACGGTATGTCGGCGATGGTCCACACCGCCGCCGCCTCCAATCTGGGGCAAATGCTGGTCAAGCTCTGCCTGGCCGATGGCATTGGTCTGGTCAACATCGTGCGCAGCCCCGCTCAAGTTGCGCTGCTGCGCGGCCTTGGTGCTCACTATGTGCTCGACAGCACTAACCCCGCTTTCCCCGAGGAACTGGCTCAGGCGCTGAGCGAAACCGGGGCGCGGGTGGCTTTCGATGCCATCGGCGGCGGGCCCTTGCTGGGCACGATCCTTGCGGCGATGGAAAAAGTGGCAAGCGCCGACAGCGCCTATTCGCGCTATGGTTCAACCCAGGCCAAGCGGGGCTATGTCTATGGCGCTCTGGATACTGCGCCGATTACGCTGCCACGCTCGCTGGGCTTTGTGTGGGATGTGTCGGGCTGGCTGCTGACCCCAGTGATGGAGCGGCTTGGCCCCGAAGCGAGAGCGCGTATGCATGCCCGCGTGGCGGCCGAACTGACCACCACCTTTGCCTGCCGCTACAAGGGAGAATTGTCGCTTTCGGCCGCCCTGACCCGCGAGGCCGTCGAAGATTACACGAAGCGCGCAACCGGCAGCAAATATCTGATCCTGCCCTCTGCGCCTTGA
- a CDS encoding class I SAM-dependent methyltransferase, whose translation MSGAMPPLSHAMLPEANHDEMAQQLFVRDLKMWLGSEIEPLQGELARKLDPGTTHNDRDAETFARLHEQPAFRSWAGTFRASQEMMWDDVWSSVDRQGDALDALAQEATLGSLTLDPEFSPPAYLVDGHVHIMPGGYGFDAPGVRQGAMMDRGGAVYMLGRNGGFLNDGRGKTVLGHLYALYPDLAPKRILELGCGVGTSLVPVAQAFPEAETYGLDVGSSMLRYAHARASHMGAAIHFVQGDAEHAPFPDGDFDLVFSAALMHETSAEAIGQILAESRRLLRPGGVAIHLEVPVRYDSLDLWSQVRAQVERDYNNEPAWQAATSADYDALMRAAGFSDIAVGFQDAAWAPQPGQGGFGGESKGVFRSWFVASGRRPAA comes from the coding sequence ATGTCCGGAGCGATGCCCCCCCTGTCCCATGCGATGCTGCCAGAGGCAAACCATGACGAAATGGCGCAGCAATTGTTTGTCCGCGACCTCAAAATGTGGCTGGGCAGCGAGATCGAGCCGCTGCAGGGTGAACTAGCGCGCAAGCTGGACCCGGGCACGACGCATAATGATCGCGATGCCGAGACCTTTGCCCGCCTGCATGAACAGCCCGCATTCCGGTCGTGGGCGGGGACGTTCCGCGCCTCGCAGGAAATGATGTGGGACGATGTGTGGAGCAGTGTCGATCGGCAGGGCGACGCACTTGACGCGCTGGCGCAGGAGGCGACGCTGGGCTCGCTCACGCTCGATCCGGAATTTTCCCCTCCCGCCTATCTGGTGGACGGCCATGTGCATATCATGCCGGGCGGCTATGGCTTTGACGCGCCCGGCGTACGCCAGGGCGCGATGATGGACCGTGGCGGCGCGGTCTATATGCTGGGCCGCAATGGCGGCTTCCTCAATGACGGCCGCGGCAAGACAGTGCTGGGCCATCTCTATGCGCTCTATCCCGATCTTGCGCCCAAGCGCATACTCGAACTGGGCTGCGGCGTTGGCACCAGCCTGGTCCCCGTGGCGCAGGCCTTCCCCGAGGCGGAAACCTATGGTCTAGACGTGGGCTCCTCGATGCTGCGCTATGCCCATGCGCGCGCCAGCCACATGGGCGCCGCGATCCATTTCGTGCAGGGCGATGCCGAACATGCGCCCTTCCCGGATGGCGATTTCGATCTCGTCTTTTCCGCAGCGCTGATGCACGAAACCTCGGCCGAGGCGATTGGGCAAATTCTGGCCGAAAGCCGCCGCCTGTTGCGCCCCGGCGGCGTGGCCATCCACCTTGAGGTTCCCGTGCGCTATGACAGCCTCGACCTGTGGAGCCAGGTGCGCGCCCAGGTGGAGCGTGATTACAACAATGAACCGGCATGGCAGGCAGCGACGTCTGCGGATTATGACGCGCTGATGCGGGCTGCGGGCTTTTCCGATATTGCCGTGGGTTTTCAGGATGCCGCTTGGGCGCCGCAGCCGGGTCAGGGCGGTTTCGGCGGTGAATCCAAGGGGGTTTTCCGCTCGTGGTTTGTTGCCTCGGGACGCCGCCCCGCTGCATGA
- a CDS encoding glycoside hydrolase family 31 protein, whose amino-acid sequence MMAFAANLPAQAQSPTASGLDAHGHLLDVKVEAGDAFAYRLLSHGVQIHLHGLTKNILFYGPDTVRVNANLGRNYWTAPSLVVVKPPASQPFSVAENADTLTIASPRLRIEVSKATGALRFMDANGKLYTAENAAAPETVKPITVEGTPSYEATNRLTLQGDEAIYGFGFTADDRSNRRGSDLLLVQTNVGIIIPVMMSSRRYGILWDTYSQMRFKDDAGGASLWAESAPGGVDYYFMGGNTPDDVVAAYRRLTGDAPMVPKQMLGLFMSKERYKTQAQLLDIARTFRKERFPLDTIVQDWQYWGSAKDGSWSGMTWDKTRYPDPEGMTRQLHAMHMKLMVSIWPSVGDDTALAHELDAQHLRFAPLHWISKHARVYDAYSPIARQIYFKHIKSGLLDKGVDALWMDGTEVEVASAMWNVADNIRDTKALGSNALGDFTRYLNPYSLMTTQGTYDGQRATSNKRVFTLTRSAWAGAQRTAAASWSGDIFASWKTLKQQVAGGINVTVTGNPYWTQDTGGFFVSEFPGGEQHASWRELYARWLQFAAFNPLMRIHGTDVEREPWRFKTLDPQVYQSLLKSTQLRYRLMPYIYGLAWNVTHAGGTMMRPMMMDFPDDRALDTIDDQFMFGPSLLVHPVTRAMVHIQPPPPATVPAEALTTPDGKPGLAVQYYEGENFETPKGTAIDVRLDHTWPDPPLAEIPGGLSGLNHFSARWTGTLTAPEAGSYELGLEGDDGYRLTLDGETVISRWGKGTLRYAGKRITLAKGQRVRISIDYFNGDGNRGLRLAWRRPSDGSGEVTGPADFNVTTTLPKGADWYDFWSGQRLRGGERITRPAPLDLVPLYVRAGSILPMGPVLQYATQKPDAPLDIRIYPGADARFTLYDDDGETYAYEKGQRATTELIWHDRTRTLTIGARQGAFPGMVKRRILNVAVIGPNPAGRAVTLPLLRHVRYSGKKLSIRL is encoded by the coding sequence ATGATGGCTTTTGCGGCAAACCTGCCGGCACAGGCACAATCCCCGACGGCAAGCGGCCTTGATGCGCATGGGCATCTGCTGGACGTGAAAGTGGAAGCAGGAGATGCCTTTGCCTATAGGCTGCTCAGCCATGGCGTGCAGATCCACTTGCACGGACTGACCAAGAACATCCTCTTCTATGGTCCCGATACGGTACGGGTGAACGCCAATCTCGGCCGGAACTACTGGACAGCGCCCAGCCTGGTCGTGGTGAAACCTCCCGCATCGCAGCCCTTCTCGGTCGCCGAAAATGCCGACACGCTGACCATCGCCAGCCCCCGCTTGCGTATCGAGGTCAGCAAGGCCACCGGCGCGCTGCGTTTCATGGACGCCAACGGCAAGCTCTATACCGCCGAGAATGCCGCCGCGCCCGAGACTGTCAAACCCATTACCGTCGAGGGAACCCCCAGCTATGAGGCCACCAACCGCCTGACCCTGCAAGGCGACGAGGCGATCTATGGCTTTGGCTTTACCGCCGATGATCGCTCCAACCGGCGCGGCAGCGACCTTTTGCTGGTACAGACCAATGTGGGGATCATCATTCCGGTGATGATGTCCTCGCGCCGCTATGGCATCCTGTGGGACACCTATTCCCAGATGCGGTTCAAGGATGACGCGGGCGGCGCATCACTCTGGGCCGAAAGCGCGCCGGGCGGGGTCGATTACTATTTCATGGGCGGAAATACGCCCGACGATGTCGTGGCCGCCTATCGCCGTTTGACCGGCGATGCGCCGATGGTGCCCAAACAGATGCTGGGCCTGTTCATGTCCAAGGAGCGCTATAAAACGCAGGCGCAATTGCTCGACATCGCCCGGACCTTTCGCAAGGAACGCTTTCCGCTCGATACGATCGTGCAGGACTGGCAATATTGGGGCAGCGCCAAGGACGGCAGCTGGAGCGGGATGACGTGGGACAAGACCCGCTATCCCGACCCCGAGGGCATGACACGCCAATTGCACGCCATGCATATGAAACTGATGGTGTCGATCTGGCCCTCGGTGGGCGATGACACGGCGCTGGCGCATGAGCTGGACGCGCAGCATTTGCGCTTTGCCCCGCTGCACTGGATTTCGAAGCACGCGCGGGTTTACGACGCCTACAGCCCCATCGCCCGCCAGATCTATTTCAAACACATCAAATCGGGCCTGCTGGACAAGGGTGTCGATGCGCTGTGGATGGATGGCACCGAGGTCGAGGTTGCCAGCGCCATGTGGAATGTGGCCGACAACATCCGCGACACCAAGGCGCTGGGGTCGAACGCGCTGGGTGATTTCACGCGGTACCTCAACCCCTATTCGCTGATGACCACACAGGGCACCTATGATGGCCAGCGCGCCACCAGCAACAAGCGCGTGTTTACTCTTACTCGCTCCGCCTGGGCCGGGGCGCAGCGCACGGCTGCCGCATCATGGAGCGGCGACATTTTTGCCAGCTGGAAAACGCTGAAACAGCAGGTGGCGGGCGGGATCAACGTCACCGTCACCGGCAATCCCTATTGGACGCAGGACACGGGCGGCTTCTTCGTCTCGGAATTTCCAGGCGGCGAGCAGCACGCAAGCTGGCGCGAACTCTATGCCCGCTGGCTGCAATTTGCCGCCTTCAACCCGCTGATGCGCATCCACGGCACCGATGTCGAGCGCGAGCCATGGCGCTTCAAAACGCTCGACCCGCAGGTGTATCAATCCCTGCTCAAGAGTACGCAGCTGCGCTATCGCCTGATGCCCTATATCTACGGCCTTGCCTGGAATGTCACCCATGCGGGCGGCACGATGATGCGCCCGATGATGATGGATTTTCCCGATGACCGTGCGCTGGACACCATCGACGATCAGTTCATGTTCGGCCCATCGCTGCTGGTCCACCCGGTCACGCGCGCGATGGTCCATATCCAGCCGCCCCCGCCCGCCACGGTTCCTGCCGAAGCGCTGACCACGCCGGACGGCAAACCGGGCCTTGCCGTCCAGTATTATGAGGGCGAGAATTTCGAAACGCCCAAGGGCACTGCCATCGACGTCAGACTGGACCACACTTGGCCCGATCCGCCGCTGGCCGAGATTCCGGGCGGGCTTTCCGGACTCAACCATTTCTCCGCCCGCTGGACCGGGACGCTTACCGCGCCGGAGGCGGGCAGCTATGAACTGGGGCTGGAGGGCGATGATGGCTATCGCCTGACGCTGGATGGCGAGACGGTGATCAGCCGCTGGGGTAAGGGCACCCTACGCTATGCCGGCAAACGCATCACGCTGGCCAAGGGGCAGCGGGTGAGAATCAGCATTGATTACTTCAACGGCGATGGCAATCGCGGGCTGCGCCTCGCCTGGCGCCGCCCCAGCGATGGCAGCGGCGAGGTGACGGGGCCTGCGGATTTCAATGTCACCACCACGCTGCCCAAAGGTGCGGACTGGTACGATTTCTGGAGCGGGCAACGCCTGCGGGGCGGCGAAAGGATAACACGTCCGGCTCCGCTCGATCTGGTCCCGCTCTATGTGCGGGCCGGGTCGATCCTGCCCATGGGGCCGGTGCTGCAATATGCCACCCAGAAGCCCGACGCTCCGCTGGACATCCGCATCTATCCCGGCGCGGACGCCCGCTTCACGCTCTATGACGATGACGGCGAAACCTATGCCTATGAGAAGGGGCAGCGCGCCACCACTGAATTGATCTGGCATGACCGCACCCGTACGCTGACCATCGGCGCAAGGCAGGGAGCTTTTCCCGGCATGGTAAAAAGGCGGATTTTGAATGTTGCGGTGATCGGCCCTAACCCTGCGGGACGCGCGGTGACGCTCCCGCTGCTGAGGCATGTTCGATATTCAGGGAAGAAGCTGTCCATTCGCCTGTGA
- a CDS encoding aminotransferase-like domain-containing protein → MTDWTPDINAASGPKYLAIAQSLADAIEAGVLAPGDRLPPQRALADLLGLDLTTVTRAYGEAQRLGLIEGSGRRGSYVKARDKVTPSIFADDPGDTGMNAPPEGFGGTLAQAFRDSVSGLLGADMAAAPFQYQRSGGAPSARRAGAELLTARGISCSEDTVLLAAGGQNALHAIFSAQFKSGDRLAVCAHAYPGLLALARRFGVALQVIASDADGMDPAGLNSACAGGGVRGVYLVPTNDNPTTVTMPDVRRRAIADVIEKHGLLLIEDDAYGWLPDHPLPPITSYVPDQSWHIASVSKVLTPGLRVAWLRAPDVAGAWRLAADMHETAIMAPPLNAAVVTDWIRRGLFHKLIDEVRFEARLRQEIVRECLSPGSYCAQDYGYHLWVEVPQDLDARHVCDALRHHGLPAIPGDAFAAEKSSIRPAAMRVSVGGAIGRDPLRRGLNLLAALIGPQAPRKINLV, encoded by the coding sequence ATGACCGACTGGACGCCTGACATTAACGCGGCGAGCGGCCCGAAATATCTGGCGATTGCGCAATCTCTGGCCGATGCGATCGAGGCGGGCGTTCTGGCGCCCGGTGACCGATTGCCGCCGCAAAGGGCGCTGGCCGACCTGCTTGGCCTCGATCTGACCACTGTAACCCGCGCCTATGGAGAGGCCCAAAGGCTCGGCCTGATCGAAGGCAGCGGCCGCCGTGGCAGCTATGTGAAGGCTCGGGACAAAGTGACCCCGTCGATTTTCGCTGACGATCCCGGCGATACCGGGATGAACGCCCCGCCCGAAGGCTTTGGCGGCACGCTTGCTCAGGCTTTTCGCGACAGTGTGTCCGGTTTGCTCGGGGCCGACATGGCCGCAGCGCCCTTCCAGTACCAGCGCAGCGGCGGGGCGCCATCGGCGCGCAGGGCCGGAGCCGAACTGCTCACGGCGCGCGGTATCTCTTGCAGCGAGGACACGGTGCTGTTGGCGGCTGGCGGTCAGAATGCGCTGCATGCCATCTTCAGCGCCCAGTTCAAGTCTGGAGACAGGCTGGCGGTCTGCGCCCATGCCTATCCCGGATTGCTCGCGCTGGCCCGCCGGTTTGGTGTGGCGTTGCAGGTCATCGCCTCGGATGCCGATGGCATGGATCCCGCGGGATTGAACAGCGCTTGCGCGGGCGGCGGGGTGAGGGGCGTTTACCTCGTCCCGACGAATGATAACCCGACGACCGTCACCATGCCCGATGTCCGCAGGCGGGCGATCGCCGACGTGATTGAAAAGCACGGTCTGTTGCTGATTGAGGACGATGCCTATGGCTGGCTGCCAGACCATCCTCTGCCCCCGATCACTTCCTATGTGCCCGACCAAAGCTGGCACATTGCGAGCGTTTCGAAAGTCCTGACCCCGGGCCTGCGCGTGGCGTGGCTGCGTGCGCCCGATGTTGCCGGCGCGTGGCGACTGGCCGCCGATATGCATGAAACCGCCATCATGGCGCCGCCGCTCAACGCCGCCGTGGTCACGGACTGGATCAGGCGCGGGCTGTTCCACAAGCTGATTGACGAGGTGCGCTTCGAGGCGCGTCTGCGGCAGGAGATCGTGCGGGAATGCCTCTCGCCGGGCAGCTATTGCGCGCAGGACTATGGCTATCACCTGTGGGTTGAGGTGCCGCAGGATCTGGATGCCCGCCACGTTTGCGATGCGCTGCGCCATCATGGCCTGCCCGCGATCCCCGGTGATGCGTTCGCGGCCGAAAAATCATCGATCAGGCCCGCCGCCATGCGGGTTTCGGTTGGTGGAGCCATAGGGCGCGATCCATTGCGGCGTGGTCTCAACCTGTTGGCTGCCCTGATTGGCCCCCAGGCTCCGCGCAAGATCAATCTGGTCTGA
- a CDS encoding M48 family metalloprotease: MRALSTRAALAGCQALALSLAVSAPLKAQCLPGISCGFSVKGKNKQPYLGSEVTNETLAKADAESSTAQINGRSLDSVSVNRGAFSGTGIAMPETERQLSAVLKRLRDAWPLRAPPAMTIRMIGSSSYGPASHPDNVIVIPLGLIMHAQTDDEVAWVIAHEFNHIALGHFTHNAKLAAAKSSIDKLADCARLGLALADMRFTKAGNQINVSQANDPQVLALSTQVWAKGNLTRDVFGYFDQGLARRLEDQADAGGVDLALLAQYSSDGYGTALHFLQQDEERQKSWTKQFGDQFGGYMKLASGQALANLASGQNGGNVFSGFLNGMVKNAEALFLQKLGKALMADHRPAKQRLKGLGKYMDKAHADVPPVDTTHAWIDALRASAEYREAAVAVNAVDAARLAIPAAPCDIKQPDCVAQINVGAAKAIELLRPALSTRYKTTPLVANTLAYLSFATGKNAEADRLYDMAELSGTTPPAPPSSPMKNNRRVKAAPPAVVPPPVSAPAGGDTYLQQSLIGFSEHVDLLIRMKNYPKALKVIATAKSRFHDDDKFLPAMVTIYMQTKNVKSIAETLARCQKTEDETTRQACTFAFMNPEQQDLYDKLAPADQSTIDKALSSAGASVRTGSVCGLPSAEQLDAQQKAADKDNEETS, encoded by the coding sequence ATGAGGGCTCTGTCCACCAGAGCTGCCTTGGCCGGTTGCCAGGCGCTGGCACTCTCGCTCGCGGTATCGGCCCCGCTCAAGGCGCAATGCCTTCCCGGTATAAGTTGCGGCTTTTCCGTCAAGGGAAAGAACAAACAGCCCTATCTGGGCAGCGAAGTGACCAATGAGACCTTGGCCAAAGCCGATGCTGAAAGCTCCACCGCGCAGATCAATGGTCGGTCGCTTGACTCGGTCTCGGTCAATCGCGGCGCTTTTTCAGGCACCGGCATCGCCATGCCCGAAACGGAGCGACAGCTTAGCGCCGTGCTGAAGCGTCTGCGCGATGCGTGGCCCTTGCGCGCACCGCCCGCCATGACGATCCGCATGATCGGCTCCAGCAGTTACGGCCCAGCATCGCATCCCGACAATGTGATCGTCATTCCGCTGGGCCTTATCATGCATGCCCAAACCGACGATGAGGTGGCCTGGGTCATTGCGCATGAGTTCAACCACATCGCGCTCGGCCATTTTACCCACAATGCCAAATTGGCGGCGGCCAAGAGCAGCATTGACAAGCTGGCAGACTGCGCCCGTCTGGGACTTGCCCTTGCCGATATGCGATTTACCAAGGCGGGCAATCAGATCAACGTGTCGCAGGCCAATGACCCGCAGGTTCTGGCCCTGTCCACGCAGGTCTGGGCCAAGGGCAATCTTACCCGCGACGTATTCGGCTATTTCGATCAGGGACTGGCCCGGAGGCTGGAGGATCAGGCCGACGCCGGGGGCGTGGACCTTGCCCTGCTGGCCCAATATTCCTCTGACGGTTATGGCACAGCGCTGCACTTCCTCCAGCAGGATGAGGAGCGGCAGAAGAGTTGGACCAAGCAGTTCGGCGATCAGTTTGGCGGTTACATGAAACTGGCAAGCGGGCAGGCTCTGGCCAATCTGGCCTCGGGCCAGAATGGCGGGAATGTTTTCTCGGGCTTCCTGAATGGCATGGTCAAAAATGCCGAAGCGCTGTTTCTGCAAAAACTCGGCAAAGCGTTAATGGCCGATCACCGTCCCGCCAAACAACGCCTCAAAGGTCTGGGCAAATATATGGACAAGGCCCATGCTGACGTGCCCCCGGTTGACACAACGCATGCATGGATTGACGCGCTGCGAGCCAGTGCGGAGTATAGGGAAGCGGCCGTGGCCGTAAACGCTGTGGACGCCGCGCGTCTGGCGATCCCTGCCGCACCTTGCGATATCAAGCAGCCCGACTGCGTTGCCCAGATCAACGTCGGAGCAGCCAAGGCGATAGAACTGCTCAGGCCCGCGCTTTCCACAAGATACAAGACCACCCCGCTTGTCGCCAACACTCTGGCTTATCTCTCCTTTGCCACGGGGAAAAATGCCGAGGCCGACAGGCTTTACGATATGGCCGAACTCAGCGGCACAACCCCGCCCGCGCCGCCCTCTTCCCCCATGAAGAACAACCGGCGCGTCAAAGCTGCCCCGCCTGCGGTCGTGCCGCCGCCCGTATCGGCGCCTGCGGGCGGAGACACGTATTTGCAGCAAAGCCTGATCGGCTTTTCTGAACATGTCGATCTTTTGATAAGGATGAAGAATTATCCCAAGGCCTTGAAAGTCATTGCCACGGCCAAGTCACGCTTCCACGATGATGACAAATTCCTTCCCGCCATGGTCACGATTTACATGCAGACCAAGAATGTCAAAAGCATCGCAGAAACTTTGGCCCGCTGTCAGAAGACCGAGGACGAAACCACCCGTCAGGCCTGCACCTTTGCTTTTATGAATCCCGAGCAGCAAGACCTGTATGACAAGCTGGCTCCGGCCGATCAAAGCACGATCGACAAGGCGCTTTCCAGCGCCGGCGCCTCGGTCCGGACGGGTTCGGTCTGTGGCCTGCCCAGCGCCGAGCAGCTTGATGCCCAACAGAAGGCGGCTGACAAAGACAATGAGGAGACCTCTTGA
- a CDS encoding DUF983 domain-containing protein — protein MKPASLIGNKGKWIFRCGIKGCCPNCGKASMFKRWLKLQDRCPNCGLNYNFAAPDDGPAFFSLCIVAFPLSFFVVWLQVAFDPPYWVHLITSLPLMMLGCILPLPYIKGWLVASAYVNHAQEAGTEKLWAELHARAEDKVD, from the coding sequence ATGAAACCCGCAAGTCTGATTGGAAATAAGGGAAAATGGATTTTCCGTTGCGGCATAAAGGGCTGTTGCCCGAATTGCGGCAAGGCATCCATGTTCAAGCGCTGGCTAAAGCTGCAGGACCGCTGCCCCAATTGCGGTCTGAATTATAACTTTGCCGCGCCGGACGATGGCCCGGCGTTCTTTTCGCTCTGCATCGTGGCCTTCCCTCTGTCCTTTTTTGTTGTCTGGCTTCAGGTGGCTTTTGACCCGCCCTACTGGGTGCATCTGATCACATCGCTTCCGCTGATGATGCTCGGCTGCATCTTGCCATTGCCCTATATCAAAGGGTGGTTGGTCGCCTCGGCCTATGTCAATCACGCGCAGGAGGCAGGCACGGAAAAGCTCTGGGCCGAACTGCACGCCCGCGCCGAAGACAAGGTTGATTGA
- a CDS encoding CHASE2 domain-containing protein: MKATLKAAAEALIILFIALLNPFEIAKWGDDHSHEIWERLAAQEYAELAGKRHGAPPDAGEGRNAITVLYYDDASIARLGKKLPLSAFDLADTMDDVVALAGREKPKALFIDLLLTNAAVEASGLSVLDAIKTPETRAKCATRTGSDLSPFRCLVLRIAELTQYDQWSTDQNCQDSVPAKIACIQAHHGIPIFLADPRIGSRNADDPLALAVPSPALDALDTIAAALPVDIAPHEYPLVTLQGAEARKQHRYRLYPAAALYAVWCGLPTAAARVQQATGPCRQRPVLDDEDARFNWSERFDAPLDIDWAAGPKLSGALKDRPERLLVERDKEPCAHADPSLGAMSWQFFRMLTAGIGKPEPKPCIYTRAFPNDITQTAGFSAQDGRKIFGGKLVLIGSQFADSNDVLKTAPLGNLPGVYFHAMALDNLIERGENYSRVPAKIADFLSMSRTDLFNFVVMFVIAFILAVAVQWLKHLHEHYRIHRNGGQNLSGRHAQAGPETLGGLLVARLLVVFLAILIVFIAARFFIGISGAQASDLTGWVPASFNIMGVVMIVAMGVCDLLITALEPVFEEIGQRFSTQRLFRAAQLVASGQPLEPAQQGKPRKPRTRKPTGNSNQGDLG, translated from the coding sequence TTGAAGGCCACCCTCAAAGCCGCGGCCGAAGCGCTCATCATTCTGTTCATCGCTCTCCTCAACCCCTTCGAAATCGCGAAATGGGGTGACGATCACAGCCACGAAATATGGGAGCGTTTGGCGGCGCAGGAATATGCGGAACTGGCCGGAAAGCGCCATGGCGCGCCACCTGATGCAGGTGAGGGCCGGAACGCCATTACGGTTCTGTATTACGACGATGCCTCCATCGCCCGCCTCGGAAAAAAATTGCCCCTTTCGGCTTTTGACCTTGCCGATACGATGGATGATGTCGTGGCTCTGGCGGGCAGGGAAAAGCCCAAGGCGTTGTTTATTGACCTGCTGCTGACCAATGCAGCGGTGGAGGCATCCGGTCTATCCGTTCTTGATGCGATCAAAACCCCTGAAACCAGGGCGAAATGCGCCACGCGCACCGGCAGCGACCTTTCCCCCTTCCGCTGTCTCGTGCTGCGCATCGCAGAACTGACGCAATATGATCAATGGTCCACCGACCAGAACTGTCAGGACAGTGTCCCTGCGAAAATAGCCTGCATTCAGGCCCATCATGGCATACCGATCTTTCTGGCCGATCCGCGCATCGGATCGAGGAATGCAGATGATCCGCTGGCTCTGGCGGTGCCATCTCCGGCGCTTGATGCGCTGGATACGATCGCGGCGGCGTTGCCGGTGGATATAGCCCCGCATGAATATCCTTTGGTCACGCTGCAAGGTGCTGAAGCGCGCAAGCAGCATCGCTACCGGTTATATCCTGCGGCCGCCCTTTACGCGGTGTGGTGCGGATTGCCGACCGCCGCCGCCCGGGTGCAACAGGCCACCGGTCCCTGTCGACAAAGACCGGTTTTGGATGACGAGGATGCACGTTTCAATTGGTCCGAGCGCTTCGATGCCCCGCTCGATATCGATTGGGCCGCGGGCCCGAAATTATCCGGAGCCCTCAAGGATCGACCGGAAAGACTGCTTGTCGAGCGCGATAAAGAGCCCTGCGCCCATGCCGATCCGAGCCTTGGCGCGATGTCATGGCAATTCTTTCGTATGCTCACGGCGGGGATCGGCAAGCCGGAGCCCAAGCCTTGCATTTACACACGCGCATTCCCCAACGACATAACGCAGACCGCCGGTTTTAGCGCGCAGGACGGGCGGAAAATCTTCGGCGGCAAACTGGTATTGATCGGTTCGCAATTCGCCGACAGCAACGATGTTTTGAAAACCGCACCTTTGGGCAACCTTCCCGGTGTCTATTTCCATGCCATGGCGCTCGACAATCTGATCGAGAGGGGAGAAAATTATTCGCGCGTCCCCGCCAAAATTGCGGATTTTCTTTCCATGTCGCGGACGGATCTGTTCAATTTCGTGGTGATGTTCGTCATCGCCTTCATCCTTGCCGTCGCGGTGCAATGGCTCAAACATCTTCATGAACATTACCGGATCCACCGCAATGGGGGGCAAAACCTGTCCGGCAGACATGCACAGGCCGGGCCGGAAACGCTCGGCGGCCTGCTTGTTGCCCGCCTGCTGGTGGTTTTTCTCGCTATTCTGATTGTCTTTATCGCGGCCCGCTTTTTCATCGGGATTTCCGGGGCCCAAGCTTCCGATTTAACGGGGTGGGTGCCTGCCAGTTTCAATATCATGGGCGTGGTCATGATCGTCGCCATGGGCGTATGCGACCTTCTGATTACCGCCCTTGAACCTGTTTTCGAGGAAATCGGCCAGCGTTTTTCCACACAACGTCTTTTCCGCGCCGCCCAACTCGTGGCCAGCGGGCAGCCGCTTGAGCCTGCGCAACAGGGAAAGCCCAGAAAACCACGCACAAGAAAACCCACCGGCAACAGCAATCAGGGAGACCTTGGATGA